In Phyllopteryx taeniolatus isolate TA_2022b chromosome 13, UOR_Ptae_1.2, whole genome shotgun sequence, the following are encoded in one genomic region:
- the pabpc4 gene encoding polyadenylate-binding protein 4: MNTATGSYPMASLYVGDLHPDITEAMLYEKFSPAGPVLSIRVCRDMITRRSLGYAYVNFSQPADAERALDTMNFDVVKGKPIRIMWSQRDPSLRKSGVGNVFIKNLDKSIDNKALYDTFSAFGNILSCKVVCDENGSKGYAFVHFETQDAADRAIEKMNGMLLNDRKVFVGRFKSRKEREAELGAKAKEFTNVYIKNFGDDMDDEHLKELFDKYGKTLSVKVMTDPTGKSRGFGFVSYEKHEDANKAVEDMNGTDHNGKTVFVGRAQKKMERQAELKRKFEMLKQERISRYQGVNLYIKNLDDTIDDEKLRKEFSPFGSITSAKVMLEEGRSKGFGFVCFSSPEEATKAVTEMNGRIVGSKPLYVALAQRKEERKAHLTNQYMQRIAGMRAMPANAIINQFQPTGGYFMPTVPQAQNRTTYYAPNQMAQIRPNPRWQQGGRGQGGFQGMPSSLRQPRTNLRHMSPNSNTQGPRGSGQTIGPRPSMGVPGPRTVPPYKYATGVRNPNPLVVQPIALQQTQPAVHVQGQEPLTASMLASAPPQEQKQMLGERLFPLIQAMHANLAGKITGMLLEIDNSELLHMLESHESLRSKVEEAVAVLQAHQAKKDATQKVGSMTNSGAATTS; the protein is encoded by the exons ATGAACACAGCGACGGGGAGTTATCCGATGGCTTCTCTCTACGTGGGCGACCTGCACCCCGACATCACGGAGGCGATGTTGTACGAGAAATTCAGCCCAGCCGGACCGGTGCTGTCCATTCGGGTGTGCCGAGACATGATCACCCGGCGGTCCTTGGGGTACGCTTATGTCAACTTCTCCCAGCCTGCTGATG cCGAGCGAGCCTTGGACACCATGAACTTTGACGTGGTGAAAGGAAAGCCGATCAGAATCATGTGGTCCCAAAGAGATCCCTCCCtcaggaagtctggagtgggcAACGTCTTTATCAAGAACCTTGACAAGTCCATTGATAACAAAGCGCTGTATGACACCTTCTCTGCCTTTGGAAACATCCTGTCCTGCAAG GTGGTGTGTGATGAAAATGGCTCCAAAGGCTACGCCTTTGTCCACTTTGAGACCCAGGATGCCGCGGACCGTGCCATTGAGAAAATGAACGGCATGCTTTTGAATGACCGCAAGGT GTTTGTAGGTCGCTTTAAATCTCGCAAGGAGCGTGAGGCCGAGCTTGGCGCCAAAGCCAAGGAGTTCACAAATGTCTACATCAAGAACTTTGGTGACGATATGGATGATGAGCACCTTAAGGAGCTATTTGACAAATATG GCAAAACACTCAGTGTGAAGGTGATGACAGACCCTACTGGCAAATCCAGAGGCTTTGGATTTGTTAGTTATGAGAAGCATGAGGATGCTAACAAG GCTGTGGAGGACATGAACGGCACAGATCACAACGGCAAGACTGTGTTTGTGGGACGAGCTCAGAAGAAAATGGAGCGACAGGCAGAGCTCAAGCGCAAGTTTGAGATGCTGAAACAGGAAAGAATCAGCCGCTATCAG GGTGTTAATCTTTACATCAAGAATCTAGATGACACCATTGATGATGAAAAACTGCGTAAGGAGTTTTCACCATTTGGGTCCATTACAAGTGCCAAG GTGATGCTGGAGGAGGGTCGCTCCAAGGGCTTTGGTTTTGTTTGCTTCTCTTCCCCCGAGGAGGCCACCAAAGCCGTAACGGAGATGAACGGACGCATCGTTGGCTCCAAACCGCTCTATGTGGCTCTTGCTCAGCGCAAAGAGGAGCGTAAAGCTCATCTCACCAACCAGTACATGCAGCGCATCGCTGGCATGAGGGCCATGCCGGCCAACGCCATCATTAATCAGTTCCAACCCACCGGTGGCTACTTCATGCCAACCGTACCACAG GCCCAGAATAGAACGACTTACTACGCACCCAATCAGATGGCCCAGATCCGACCAAATCCCCGGTGGCAACAAGGTGGTAGGGGTCAAG GTGGTTTCCAAGGAATGCCCAGCTCGCTGCGTCAACCGCGCACCAACCTGAGACACATGTCTCCCAACAGCAACACGCAGGGCCCGAGAG GTTCTGGCCAGACCATTGGTCCTCGTCCTTCAATGGGAGTACCAGGCCCCCGGACTGTGCCGCCTTACAAATACGCCACTGGTGTGCGCAACCCTAATCCCCTGGTGGTGCAACCTATTGCCTTACAGCAG ACTCAGCCAGCTGTGCATGTTCAGGGTCAGGAGCCGCTGACGGCTTCCATGCTGGCTTCTGCACCGCCACAGGAGCAGAAGCAGATGCTCG GAGAACGTCTTTTCCCACTGATTCAGGCCATGCACGCCAACCTCGCAGGAAAGATCACAGGCATGCTCCTTGAGATCGACAACTCTGAACTGCTACATATGCTGGAATCTCATGAATCATTGCGTTCCAAG GTGGAAGAAGCTGTTGCAGTACTGCAGGCCCACCAGGCAAAGAAAGATGCCACTCAGAAAGTAGGCAGCATGACTAATAGCGGTGCTGCTACCACTTCCTGA